The Anolis carolinensis isolate JA03-04 chromosome 1, rAnoCar3.1.pri, whole genome shotgun sequence genome window below encodes:
- the rab17 gene encoding ras-related protein Rab-17, whose protein sequence is MTQRRVQNMEVTTCLDAHSSKDSYVFKIVLLGSSSVGKSSLAYRYVKKDFRDSLPTVGCSFFTQTLRLDNSTIKLEIWDTAGQEKYHSVCHLYYRGANAAILVYDITKKESLEKAKVWLRELEKEFLQDEIIIVLVGNKVDLSPEREVTLQEAEDFANTKSMLYMETSAKTNHQVTELFTALAHELLKQRQQKEKSLHATHRKKSSIDLQESTFNSIKCCQK, encoded by the exons ATGACGCAGAGAAGAGTGCAGAATATGGAAGTCACTACCTGCCTGGATGCTCACAGCTCCAAAGActcttatgtttttaaaatagttcTTCTGGGTAGTTCCTCTGTAGGAAAATCAAGCTTAGCCTACCGTTATGTGAAAAAAGACTTCCGGGACTCTCTTCCTACAGTGGGAT GTTCCTTCTTCACACAGACTCTAAGATTAGATAATTCTACCATTAAGTTGGAGATCTGGGACACCGCAGGACAAGAGAAGTACCATAGTGTTTGCCATCTGTATTACAGAGGTGCTAATGCTGCTATTCTGGTTTATGATATTACCAAGAAG GAAAGTTTAGAGAAAGCAAAGGTATGGCTAAGGGAACTGGAAAAGGAATTCCTCCaggatgaaataataatagttttggtTGGCAATAAGGTAGATCTTTCACCAGAAAGAGAGGTCACACTACAG GAAGCAGAAGACTTTGCAAACACAAAAAGCATGTTGTATATGGAAACATCAGCAAAAACCAATCACCAAGTGACAGAACTCTTCACAGCCTTAG CTCATGAACTGTTAAAACAAAGGCAACAGAAAGAGAAGTCCTTACATGCAACACACAGGAAGAAATCAAGCATTGATCTACAAGAGTCAACATTTAACAGCATAAAATGCTGTCAGAAATAA